The following coding sequences lie in one Methanobrevibacter sp. genomic window:
- a CDS encoding zinc ribbon domain-containing protein, translating to MKICQECEAEVKEDEETCPRCGSKNIKEEKFCRILGTKL from the coding sequence ATGAAAATCTGTCAGGAATGCGAAGCAGAAGTTAAAGAAGACGAAGAAACCTGTCCAAGATGTGGCAGCAAAAACATTAAAGAAGAAAAATTCTGCAGAATACTGGGTACAAAATTATAG
- the queC gene encoding 7-cyano-7-deazaguanine synthase QueC, with amino-acid sequence MKKAISVLSGGLDCTVATSVYSKDYEIHAITFNYGQKAFQREVKAAKEICKKMNWTHEVIDLPWLSKISTSSLNTSEEIPEVSLDDLDDPDKSSETASSVWVPARNTVFTSIALSYAESIGAEIIIVGWDAEEAATFPDNSKEYLEKFNELIGVGSPDNIKIEAPAIDLDKEEIVKLGVEVGAPMELSYSCYKGSDKHCGVCESCMRRKRAFKKLNIEDLSEYEN; translated from the coding sequence ATGAAAAAGGCAATATCCGTACTTTCAGGAGGCCTTGATTGTACCGTTGCAACAAGCGTCTATTCAAAAGACTATGAAATTCATGCAATAACATTCAATTACGGTCAAAAAGCATTCCAAAGAGAAGTTAAAGCTGCAAAAGAAATATGTAAAAAAATGAACTGGACACATGAAGTTATTGACCTGCCATGGCTTTCAAAAATAAGCACATCAAGCCTGAACACTTCAGAAGAAATTCCGGAAGTTTCCCTTGATGATTTGGATGATCCCGATAAAAGCAGTGAAACTGCAAGCAGCGTTTGGGTTCCGGCCAGAAATACCGTTTTTACATCTATTGCACTGTCTTATGCGGAAAGCATTGGTGCTGAGATAATAATTGTCGGATGGGATGCTGAAGAAGCCGCAACATTTCCGGACAATTCAAAGGAATATCTGGAAAAGTTCAATGAATTGATTGGTGTGGGTTCACCGGATAATATTAAAATTGAAGCGCCAGCAATTGATTTAGATAAAGAGGAAATAGTAAAGTTAGGAGTTGAAGTTGGCGCTCCAATGGAATTAAGCTATTCTTGTTATAAAGGCAGCGACAAGCACTGCGGTGTTTGTGAAAGTTGCATGAGACGAAAAAGAGCCTTTAAAAAATTAAATATTGAAGATTTAAGTGAATATGAGAATTAA
- a CDS encoding vWA domain-containing protein, with protein MTKTLPFDEDVDLIFLIDRSGSMYGSEDDTIGGFNSFLEKERAKEFNTKVTTVLFDHQYEILYKRKPITEVKNLTREEYYVRGSTALLDAIGRTITTLDKEIKNKVLFVIMTDGMENSSVEFSKSQISSMISNHNWEFIFIGADIDSYSEARKIGISKSHTANYRKSEKGITGLFDAVEVATDSLRANYCLEDVDWKKDLKDYD; from the coding sequence ATGACAAAAACATTACCATTTGATGAAGATGTGGACTTGATATTTTTAATTGACCGTAGCGGATCAATGTATGGCTCCGAAGATGATACAATCGGTGGCTTCAATTCATTTTTAGAAAAAGAAAGGGCAAAGGAGTTTAATACAAAAGTAACAACTGTTCTTTTCGACCATCAGTATGAAATATTATACAAAAGAAAACCAATCACTGAAGTTAAAAATCTCACAAGAGAAGAATACTATGTCAGAGGTTCAACAGCTCTTTTAGATGCAATCGGAAGAACTATCACCACTTTGGATAAGGAAATCAAAAATAAAGTACTGTTTGTTATCATGACTGACGGAATGGAAAATTCTTCAGTTGAATTTTCAAAATCTCAAATCAGCAGCATGATTTCAAACCATAACTGGGAATTCATATTCATCGGTGCAGACATCGATTCCTATTCCGAAGCAAGAAAAATAGGTATTAGTAAATCCCATACAGCTAATTATAGAAAATCAGAAAAAGGTATTACTGGACTATTTGATGCAGTTGAAGTTGCAACAGATTCTTTAAGAGCTAATTATTGTCTGGAAGATGTAGATTGGAAGAAGGATTTAAAAGATTATGATTAA
- the oadA gene encoding sodium-extruding oxaloacetate decarboxylase subunit alpha: MAKVRFTETALRDAHQSLLATRMRTRDMIPIAEEMDNVGYFSVEAWGGATFDTCIRYLNEDPWERLRQLKAEFNKTPVQMLLRGQNLVGYKHYADDVVTKFVEKSYENGVDIFRIFDALNDIRNMEKAIKVAKDQGAHVQGTISYTISPVHTIDDFVDLAKNLEALDCDSVAIKDMAGLITPSAAYELVSKLKEETDLLVDLHSHCTSGMTPVSYYAACQAGVDILDTAISPLAWGTSQPPTESMVAALQGTPYDTGLDLKLLSHIKKYFDDIREKYAGILDPISESIDADVLLYQIPGGMLSNLVSQLKEQNALDRYADVLEEMPRVRKDMGYPPLVTPTSQIVGIQSVMNVLGGERYKTVSNEVKEYMKGMYGKPPAPVDPEISKRIIGDEEVITCRPADLIEPEFDKFKSEGEAEGFVKSDEDALTYALYPPIAPKFLKGEAEEEELKAPRSLNEDEGIGIPTEYNVEVDGDVFEVKIMPTGFMEIGEGTRTTGGPVGDIEGGVISAMQGMVIKLNVNVGDKVEKGSTICVIEAMKMENDIQSEVDGVVEEIFVEPGDAVSIGDIIMVIK; the protein is encoded by the coding sequence ATGGCAAAAGTAAGATTTACAGAAACAGCGCTTCGTGATGCTCACCAATCCTTGCTTGCAACTAGGATGAGAACAAGAGACATGATTCCTATTGCTGAAGAGATGGACAATGTAGGATATTTCTCTGTTGAAGCTTGGGGTGGAGCTACTTTTGATACATGTATAAGATATTTAAACGAAGATCCATGGGAAAGATTAAGACAATTAAAAGCTGAATTCAATAAAACTCCTGTTCAAATGCTTTTAAGAGGACAAAATTTAGTAGGTTACAAACATTATGCTGACGATGTTGTTACAAAATTCGTGGAAAAATCTTATGAAAATGGGGTAGACATTTTCAGAATTTTTGATGCATTAAATGATATAAGGAACATGGAAAAGGCAATTAAAGTAGCTAAAGATCAAGGAGCTCATGTACAAGGTACAATAAGTTACACAATCAGCCCTGTACATACAATTGATGATTTTGTAGACCTTGCAAAAAATTTAGAAGCACTTGACTGTGATTCCGTAGCTATTAAGGATATGGCTGGTTTAATCACTCCTTCTGCAGCTTACGAATTGGTGTCCAAATTAAAAGAGGAAACTGATTTGCTAGTTGATTTACACAGTCACTGTACCAGTGGTATGACTCCTGTAAGTTATTATGCAGCATGTCAGGCTGGTGTCGATATCTTGGATACTGCAATTTCTCCTCTTGCATGGGGAACAAGCCAACCACCTACTGAAAGTATGGTTGCAGCACTCCAGGGAACTCCTTATGATACCGGTTTGGATTTAAAATTATTGTCTCACATTAAAAAATACTTTGACGATATCAGAGAAAAATACGCAGGTATTCTTGACCCTATTTCTGAAAGTATTGATGCTGATGTATTATTATACCAAATTCCTGGTGGAATGCTTTCAAATCTTGTTTCTCAACTTAAAGAGCAAAATGCTCTTGACAGATATGCTGACGTATTGGAAGAAATGCCTCGTGTTAGAAAAGACATGGGATACCCACCATTAGTAACTCCAACAAGTCAAATTGTAGGTATTCAATCAGTAATGAACGTTTTAGGTGGAGAAAGATACAAAACCGTATCCAATGAAGTTAAAGAATACATGAAAGGAATGTATGGTAAACCTCCAGCTCCAGTTGATCCTGAAATATCCAAAAGAATCATCGGAGATGAAGAAGTCATTACCTGCAGGCCTGCTGATTTAATCGAACCTGAATTCGATAAATTCAAATCTGAAGGTGAAGCTGAAGGTTTTGTCAAATCAGATGAAGATGCTTTAACATATGCGTTATATCCTCCTATCGCTCCTAAATTCCTTAAAGGTGAAGCTGAAGAGGAAGAGCTCAAAGCTCCTCGTTCACTTAATGAAGATGAAGGAATTGGAATTCCAACAGAATATAATGTTGAAGTCGATGGAGACGTATTTGAAGTTAAAATCATGCCTACCGGATTTATGGAAATCGGTGAAGGAACCAGAACAACTGGAGGTCCTGTCGGTGATATTGAAGGTGGAGTAATCTCTGCAATGCAGGGTATGGTTATTAAACTCAATGTTAATGTTGGGGATAAAGTCGAAAAAGGTTCAACAATCTGTGTTATTGAGGCTATGAAGATGGAAAACGATATTCAGTCTGAAGTTGACGGTGTCGTTGAGGAAATCTTTGTGGAACCTGGTGATGCAGTAAGCATTGGTGATATTATAATGGTAATCAAATAG
- a CDS encoding NADH-dependent flavin oxidoreductase encodes MKDIFDECQFGDLKLNSRIVRTGTWETETEEGGFLSPAIYDRYEKIASSGTGLIISEMFVLDHKDRFAPYSSSLNYLGFVKDYKMITDICHNHDVPILGQLAFFYYDDGDNQKAEPNDLTIEGIRKLQAEVIMAAKKFSFAGFDGIQIDMGNNFYLAKFINPYFNQRNDEYGGSTENRVRIASEIIKLIKKTMDMHVSIRINPWDVRKGGMTAEESIKVARELEKAGADSIQLTARTISYLYDGKEKHPFLVYADKLIDEIDIPLILGGSLRDMASMNDVLNHTDVEFLSMSKPFVAQADFLAEWKANGEGVSICQSCNNCYSKKTSTCFKYD; translated from the coding sequence ATGAAAGATATTTTTGACGAATGTCAATTTGGAGATTTAAAACTTAACAGTCGTATAGTCAGAACAGGCACATGGGAAACAGAAACAGAGGAAGGGGGATTTCTCTCACCTGCAATTTATGACAGGTATGAAAAAATTGCAAGTTCAGGAACAGGTTTAATAATATCTGAAATGTTTGTATTGGACCATAAAGATCGTTTTGCCCCATATTCATCCAGTTTGAATTATTTGGGTTTTGTTAAAGACTATAAGATGATAACTGATATCTGTCACAATCATGACGTACCTATACTTGGACAGTTAGCATTCTTTTACTATGATGATGGAGACAATCAAAAAGCAGAACCAAATGACCTGACCATTGAAGGAATCAGAAAGTTGCAGGCAGAAGTGATAATGGCTGCTAAAAAATTCTCATTTGCAGGTTTTGACGGTATTCAGATTGACATGGGAAATAATTTTTATCTAGCCAAATTCATCAACCCTTACTTCAATCAGAGAAATGATGAATATGGCGGAAGCACTGAAAACCGTGTAAGAATTGCATCTGAAATTATCAAACTCATTAAAAAAACCATGGATATGCATGTAAGTATCAGAATCAATCCGTGGGATGTTAGAAAAGGAGGAATGACTGCTGAAGAAAGTATCAAAGTTGCCCGTGAACTTGAAAAGGCAGGTGCAGACAGCATTCAATTGACTGCAAGAACCATCTCTTACCTTTATGATGGAAAGGAAAAACATCCATTTTTAGTTTATGCGGACAAACTGATTGATGAGATTGACATTCCTTTAATTTTAGGAGGATCTCTAAGGGATATGGCATCAATGAATGATGTTTTAAATCATACTGATGTGGAATTCCTTTCAATGTCAAAACCGTTCGTGGCGCAGGCTGACTTCTTGGCTGAATGGAAAGCTAACGGTGAGGGAGTTTCAATTTGTCAAAGCTGTAATAATTGTTATTCTAAAAAAACAAGTACCTGTTTTAAATATGATTAA
- a CDS encoding UbiA family prenyltransferase, giving the protein MNPYVEILRPGNAIMGGIVVILIAIINRSFNLPIILAFLAVFFETAAGNVINDYFDYQIDLINKPERPIPSGRISLTAGRNYSYVLFLLGTICGFLISYLTQNWIPFIIVLIADVVLYLYAYKLKSTPLIGNLAVGFMTGFGFVFAGFSLNNPEIVLTSIYLGFFAFVMTTARELVKDIEDMEGDKAEGAKTLPILYGEKITATLAFILIIIDCALCPLLYFINIFGFYYLIVIAIAVLLFIYSAFLIIRNQDRKTAGKVSKYLKIGMLIAFVAFIFGSF; this is encoded by the coding sequence ATGAATCCGTATGTTGAAATTTTAAGACCTGGAAATGCAATAATGGGTGGAATTGTTGTAATTTTAATAGCTATTATAAACAGGAGTTTTAATTTACCGATAATTCTTGCATTTTTAGCAGTGTTTTTTGAAACTGCTGCAGGAAATGTTATAAATGATTATTTTGATTATCAGATTGATTTGATCAACAAGCCCGAACGACCAATACCCTCAGGGAGAATTTCACTGACCGCAGGTCGAAATTACAGTTATGTATTATTCCTTCTTGGAACAATATGTGGATTTTTAATAAGTTATCTGACTCAAAATTGGATTCCTTTCATTATTGTGCTGATTGCAGACGTTGTCCTTTACTTATACGCATATAAGTTAAAATCAACACCGCTAATCGGAAATCTTGCAGTGGGATTCATGACAGGTTTCGGATTTGTATTTGCAGGATTCAGTTTAAACAACCCTGAAATAGTATTGACTTCAATATATCTTGGATTCTTTGCATTTGTAATGACAACCGCCCGTGAACTTGTAAAGGACATAGAGGACATGGAAGGAGATAAAGCTGAAGGAGCAAAAACTTTACCTATTTTATATGGAGAAAAAATTACTGCAACACTGGCATTTATTTTAATAATAATCGATTGCGCACTCTGCCCGTTATTATACTTCATCAACATCTTCGGTTTTTACTATCTGATTGTTATAGCAATAGCTGTTTTACTGTTTATCTACTCAGCATTTTTAATTATCAGAAATCAGGACAGAAAAACAGCAGGGAAAGTTTCAAAATATCTGAAGATAGGAATGTTGATTGCATTTGTTGCATTTATATTTGGATCATTTTAA
- the larC gene encoding nickel pincer cofactor biosynthesis protein LarC, with protein MTIIIDPQSSGIAGNMIIGALVDLGADSNELKSIMEKSAYEFGKVEVTFEKKLKSGINSTYCHVEMMEHKHSINYPEFIEKIEKLEIDEKVKKTAIKVFERIAKAESKVHGKTMEEVHFHEVGASDAVADVIGSIYGYYSLNLDKQKIIGLPIAVGGGTVKTAHGIIPVPAPAVLEILNGAHIIGGPVNSELATPTGCAIYMEICDEIKEFIPSAKPKNVGYGAGRKDFNHPNILRIIETSDITESDRIDVIETNIDHLTGEEIGYLFDKLLDAGASDVSVTPIIMKKNRQGSLLKVISSRKNRDKIVETIFAETGSLGIRISPNMHRGVAKREFTKKTFDINGKDYEVTFKIGYINGDIISKRPEYEDLKRIAEDSGLPLRKIKELIK; from the coding sequence ATGACAATAATAATTGACCCCCAATCCAGCGGAATAGCTGGAAATATGATTATTGGTGCTTTAGTTGATTTGGGAGCAGATTCCAATGAATTAAAAAGCATTATGGAAAAGTCAGCTTATGAATTTGGAAAGGTTGAGGTGACTTTTGAAAAAAAACTTAAAAGCGGAATCAACTCAACATACTGCCATGTTGAAATGATGGAACACAAACATTCAATCAACTATCCAGAATTCATTGAAAAAATAGAAAAGCTCGAGATTGACGAAAAAGTTAAAAAGACTGCAATTAAAGTTTTTGAAAGGATTGCAAAAGCCGAGTCAAAAGTCCATGGAAAAACAATGGAGGAAGTTCATTTTCATGAAGTCGGAGCCAGTGATGCAGTGGCTGATGTAATCGGATCAATATATGGATACTACTCACTGAATCTTGATAAACAAAAAATCATTGGTCTTCCAATAGCCGTTGGCGGAGGAACTGTGAAAACTGCCCATGGAATCATTCCTGTTCCGGCACCAGCGGTCCTTGAAATATTAAATGGTGCACACATTATCGGAGGCCCTGTAAACAGTGAACTTGCGACCCCTACAGGCTGTGCGATTTATATGGAAATCTGTGATGAAATTAAAGAATTCATCCCATCAGCCAAGCCTAAAAATGTAGGTTACGGCGCCGGAAGAAAAGATTTCAACCATCCAAACATTTTAAGAATAATTGAAACTTCAGACATTACCGAAAGTGACAGAATAGATGTTATTGAAACCAATATCGACCATCTGACCGGAGAGGAAATAGGATATCTTTTTGACAAACTCCTAGATGCCGGGGCAAGTGATGTGTCAGTTACACCAATAATCATGAAGAAAAACCGTCAGGGAAGTCTTTTAAAGGTAATTTCATCCAGAAAAAACAGGGACAAAATTGTTGAAACCATATTTGCTGAAACAGGAAGCTTAGGGATTAGAATTTCTCCAAATATGCACAGAGGAGTTGCCAAAAGAGAATTTACAAAAAAGACCTTTGACATTAACGGCAAGGATTATGAAGTGACATTTAAGATAGGCTACATTAACGGAGATATAATCTCAAAAAGACCTGAATATGAAGATTTGAAAAGGATTGCAGAGGACAGCGGCCTCCCGCTTAGAAAAATCAAAGAGCTGATTAAATGA
- a CDS encoding M48 family metallopeptidase: MAKDDRSSVNPFTGKSHFDIVNDDKFLRDSYNEYYAMINQAQLLDNTPNGQIVRNVAVRLIQAVENYLAKIGRSDYTEDYYDWDFHLVGDNTVNAFCMPGGKIVMFSGILSVANTEEKVAFILGHEMAHALLDHSRTRLSAQNAQNAITSAAWIGSFALDLVGLGGIGNLTRAATNVASIGSQFFLMNPWGRDQELEADKLGMMIIHWAGYDISSIPAFWESMAGGNPNTHDFFSTHPSDSKRIAAMKELIYEIENEKDFYSTPVLSDSPASKNDPKSSSRSGGDIVKYCQSCGSQADIDAQFCTNCGAKFEDESKCPNCGASIVQGDKFCTNCGNKL, translated from the coding sequence ATGGCCAAAGATGATAGAAGCAGTGTTAATCCATTCACTGGAAAATCACATTTTGATATTGTTAATGATGATAAGTTTCTACGGGATTCATATAATGAATATTATGCCATGATTAATCAGGCACAGCTTTTAGACAATACTCCAAATGGTCAAATTGTCAGAAATGTTGCTGTCAGGTTGATTCAGGCTGTAGAAAATTATTTAGCTAAGATTGGCAGAAGCGATTACACTGAAGATTATTATGATTGGGATTTCCATTTGGTTGGCGATAATACAGTCAATGCATTCTGCATGCCTGGTGGAAAAATCGTGATGTTTTCAGGTATTCTTTCTGTTGCAAATACTGAGGAAAAGGTTGCATTTATTTTAGGTCATGAAATGGCACATGCCCTTCTTGACCATTCAAGGACCAGATTGAGTGCGCAGAATGCTCAAAACGCAATTACTTCTGCCGCTTGGATTGGAAGTTTTGCACTGGATTTGGTAGGTCTTGGAGGTATAGGCAATCTTACAAGGGCAGCTACCAACGTTGCAAGCATTGGTTCTCAATTTTTCTTAATGAATCCGTGGGGAAGAGATCAGGAACTTGAAGCCGATAAGCTGGGCATGATGATAATTCACTGGGCAGGTTATGACATCTCTTCAATTCCTGCATTCTGGGAATCTATGGCTGGGGGAAATCCTAATACTCATGATTTTTTCTCAACACATCCCTCAGATTCAAAAAGAATAGCTGCAATGAAGGAATTGATTTATGAAATTGAGAATGAGAAGGATTTTTATTCCACACCTGTTTTAAGTGATTCTCCTGCTTCAAAAAATGATCCAAAATCTTCAAGTAGGTCTGGCGGAGACATTGTAAAATATTGTCAAAGCTGCGGCAGTCAGGCTGACATTGATGCTCAGTTCTGCACTAATTGTGGGGCTAAATTTGAGGATGAATCAAAATGTCCTAATTGCGGTGCTTCTATTGTTCAAGGTGATAAATTTTGCACAAACTGTGGAAATAAGCTTTAA
- a CDS encoding inositol-3-phosphate synthase, whose amino-acid sequence MDKIKIAIVGIGNCASSLIQGIHYYDGKKPEDAIGLMHWDIGGYEPSDIDVVAAFDVDARKVGKTIDEAIFAKPNCTTVFQKDIPKYDVKVSMGHVLDGVAEHMSNYDDEYTFVVSDAEPVDVVSVLKESGAEILVNYLPVGSEQAARYYAQCALDAGIAYVNCMPVFIVSDDEWDAKFREKGIPIVGDDIKAQIGATITHRTLASLFMDRGVKLDKTYQINTGGNTDFLNMLNRERLDSKKESKTEAVQSVLKERMDDRDIHIGPSDYVPWQNDNKLCFLRMEGRTFGDVPMNIELRLSVEDSPNSAGCVIDAVRCCKLGLERGVGGQLTSISSYTMKHPPVQYTDDEAYENVEKFISGELER is encoded by the coding sequence TTGGATAAAATTAAAATAGCTATTGTTGGAATAGGTAACTGTGCAAGTTCACTTATTCAAGGAATTCATTATTATGATGGTAAAAAACCAGAAGATGCTATAGGACTTATGCATTGGGATATTGGTGGTTATGAACCTAGTGATATCGACGTTGTTGCGGCTTTCGATGTAGATGCAAGAAAAGTCGGAAAAACTATTGACGAAGCAATATTCGCTAAACCTAACTGTACCACTGTTTTCCAAAAGGATATTCCTAAATATGATGTTAAAGTAAGTATGGGTCATGTTTTGGATGGTGTTGCAGAACACATGTCCAATTATGATGATGAGTACACTTTTGTTGTAAGTGATGCTGAACCTGTTGACGTTGTTAGTGTTTTAAAAGAAAGCGGTGCAGAAATTTTAGTTAATTACTTGCCTGTAGGTTCAGAACAAGCAGCAAGATACTATGCACAATGCGCTCTTGATGCAGGAATAGCATATGTGAATTGTATGCCTGTATTTATTGTAAGTGATGATGAATGGGATGCTAAATTCAGAGAAAAAGGTATTCCTATAGTTGGTGACGATATTAAAGCTCAAATTGGTGCTACCATTACTCACAGAACACTAGCTAGCTTATTCATGGATAGGGGTGTAAAATTAGACAAAACCTATCAAATCAACACTGGTGGTAACACTGACTTTTTAAACATGCTCAATCGTGAAAGATTAGACTCCAAAAAAGAGTCCAAAACTGAAGCTGTTCAATCCGTATTAAAAGAAAGAATGGATGACAGGGATATTCACATTGGTCCAAGTGATTACGTGCCATGGCAAAATGATAATAAGTTATGCTTCCTCAGAATGGAAGGTCGTACATTCGGTGATGTTCCAATGAACATCGAACTCAGATTAAGTGTAGAAGATTCTCCAAACTCTGCAGGTTGTGTTATTGATGCAGTAAGATGCTGTAAACTCGGTTTAGAAAGAGGTGTCGGTGGTCAATTAACTTCTATTTCTTCATACACCATGAAACACCCTCCGGTACAGTACACTGATGATGAAGCATATGAAAATGTTGAAAAATTCATTTCTGGCGAATTAGAAAGATAA
- a CDS encoding transcriptional regulator → MVDEELDEEEEMTYEELLEYLNNSTYRLKVLKSLLDDPKMPKHISDDCGILQNHISNVLSILKGFDLVVCINPEVKKGRIYRLTEYGEKVCSDLF, encoded by the coding sequence ATGGTTGATGAAGAATTAGATGAAGAAGAAGAAATGACCTATGAAGAACTTTTAGAGTATCTGAATAATTCTACTTATAGACTTAAAGTTTTGAAATCTCTTTTGGATGATCCAAAAATGCCTAAGCATATTTCTGATGATTGCGGTATTTTACAAAACCACATATCCAATGTCCTAAGCATATTAAAGGGTTTTGATTTGGTGGTTTGTATCAATCCTGAAGTTAAGAAAGGCCGTATATACAGGCTTACGGAGTATGGTGAAAAAGTTTGCAGTGATTTATTCTAA
- a CDS encoding glycosyltransferase family 39 protein: MNLMERKRDIIAISSLLLIVIVITLLLLNIDGKAGVYYVRDVFFYLNNALFYAGYDTGLANTRGLSPFIPMLTSIFFRMGFISDLTIIVVSSAFYVLAALGMYFLLRLRFDEVLSFTGSMILSTFPLIIVWVTKGMLDIPGICLSIWAVYFMILSFKKSTKFFYIAIPLIILGFFTRYTVLLMFPVIFIQFLLVDNPISYIKTNIRDIIIGCVCGALVFAVFIGIYYYLDIGLFFVSQGSDITNSTHNALTANNPFYYVKNFLIYMGAAHFIPYSLKPGAFLIDKMQWTGGYPSIISYILLVILIAGIVLYLKKLFTPENINAIKNEHYKIKLAIFIVGLAIYLITFTKVSIVITIGIITIALLALYRLLNKAEMDEFTFDFVMFYWFVVNFTFISYYHIKVDRYFMPVLPVIAYFVIVSLSLIFNRLKNINYIDKIKVIAPIGLICLILLCTGAFALSSTPHTYDDQTPANFETAAAEEKNVGEWLMKHDPQYLNKTIWADRGGDMSFIMKKQIPSCEKESNSTDFVDKMQSQNVTYFIAADNKTIGSPYTEIYHNGEVHLYYLDNSYGI, translated from the coding sequence ATGAATTTAATGGAACGCAAACGAGACATCATTGCAATTTCATCATTGCTGCTGATTGTTATAGTGATAACATTATTATTGCTCAATATTGATGGAAAAGCAGGAGTGTATTACGTCAGAGATGTCTTTTTCTACCTGAACAATGCGCTTTTCTATGCAGGTTATGATACAGGACTGGCCAACACACGAGGGCTGTCCCCGTTCATCCCAATGTTAACTTCAATATTTTTCAGAATGGGATTCATATCTGATTTAACAATAATTGTCGTAAGCAGCGCATTTTACGTATTGGCCGCATTAGGAATGTATTTCCTGTTAAGATTACGATTCGATGAAGTTTTGAGTTTTACCGGATCAATGATATTGTCAACATTTCCGCTGATAATTGTATGGGTTACAAAAGGAATGCTTGACATTCCGGGAATCTGCCTGTCAATCTGGGCGGTTTATTTCATGATACTGTCATTTAAGAAAAGTACAAAGTTTTTCTACATTGCAATACCCCTCATCATACTGGGATTCTTTACAAGGTATACTGTCCTTTTGATGTTTCCGGTGATTTTTATTCAATTTTTACTGGTTGACAACCCTATTTCATATATAAAAACCAACATCAGAGACATTATAATTGGATGTGTTTGTGGTGCATTGGTATTTGCAGTATTTATCGGAATTTATTACTACCTTGACATAGGACTGTTTTTCGTATCACAGGGCAGCGACATAACAAATTCAACACATAATGCATTAACCGCAAACAATCCTTTCTATTACGTGAAAAACTTTTTAATTTATATGGGAGCTGCTCATTTTATTCCGTACTCATTAAAACCGGGAGCATTCCTAATAGACAAAATGCAATGGACAGGAGGATATCCGTCAATAATCTCATACATTTTACTTGTAATCCTGATAGCGGGAATTGTATTATATCTGAAAAAATTATTCACCCCTGAAAACATAAACGCAATAAAAAATGAACATTACAAAATAAAACTGGCAATATTCATCGTAGGGCTTGCAATTTATCTAATCACATTTACAAAAGTGTCTATCGTAATAACAATCGGAATAATCACAATTGCACTTCTGGCTCTTTACAGATTGCTGAATAAAGCGGAAATGGATGAATTCACCTTTGATTTTGTTATGTTTTACTGGTTTGTAGTGAACTTCACATTCATTTCATATTATCATATCAAAGTTGACCGTTACTTTATGCCAGTACTTCCGGTAATTGCATATTTCGTGATTGTTTCACTTTCATTGATATTCAACAGGCTGAAAAACATCAATTACATTGACAAAATTAAAGTAATCGCACCAATCGGATTGATTTGTTTAATATTATTATGTACCGGAGCTTTTGCACTTTCAAGCACCCCGCATACATATGATGATCAGACACCTGCAAACTTTGAAACAGCAGCCGCAGAAGAGAAAAATGTCGGGGAATGGTTAATGAAACATGACCCCCAATACCTCAATAAAACCATTTGGGCAGACCGTGGAGGGGACATGTCATTTATAATGAAAAAGCAAATTCCATCCTGTGAAAAAGAGTCAAATTCAACGGATTTTGTTGATAAGATGCAAAGTCAAAATGTGACATACTTTATTGCAGCCGACAACAAGACAATTGGAAGTCCATACACTGAAATTTATCACAACGGAGAAGTTCACTTATATTATTTGGATAATAGCTATGGAATATGA